ATAAACATTAGATGATTCTATTCTAACACTAGCAGAATAAGTCCTACCATCAAAAGAACCTTCAGCAACAGATCTAACAAGACCATTTGAAAGACTATAATTAATTAAATAATCTTGACTTACAATTTCCATTTTTACACCTTTCAAAAAAAATTAACACCTTTAAAAAAACTCCCTTTCAAGGTGTTAAGAAAAAAGGGAGCAGAGCAAAAGCTCAAAAATTAAATTCTAATAATTTGACTTTTCAGCTTTTGAAAAATTTAAAAAAATTTAGTAAAATTAAAAATAATTAAATATGAAATTATTTCAAATATATTTTAGAAATTATTTCATATAAAAAATAAAAAGTAGCTTAAAAATGAAAGAAATTCAAAATAAAATCAATAAAAAAGAAATATCAGAAAAACTAGACATAGAAATAAGAACACTCTATAATTGGGAAAAAACAAGACCAAAGTTGTATAATTTCATAGTTAATTCAATAAATAAAGAAAATGAAAGAAATTCAAAATTAGAAGAATTACAAAAATTATATGAAAATCTTACAGATTTAGAAAAAGAATATTATCTATCAGAAATGAAAACAAAAATATTAAAAAGAAAATTAAAAGAA
This genomic window from Campylobacter lari contains:
- a CDS encoding TetR/AcrR family transcriptional regulator, coding for MKEIQNKINKKEISEKLDIEIRTLYNWEKTRPKLYNFIVNSINKENERNSKLEELQKLYENLTDLEKEYYLSEMKTKILKRKLKENE